The Virgibacillus sp. MSP4-1 genome has a segment encoding these proteins:
- the mtaB gene encoding tRNA (N(6)-L-threonylcarbamoyladenosine(37)-C(2))-methylthiotransferase MtaB: protein MPTVAFHTLGCKVNHYETEGIWNFFKEHGYERVDFDRKSDVYVINTCTVTNTGDKKSRQTIRRAVRKNPDAVVCVTGCYAQTSPGEIMEIPGVDVIVGTQDRKKMIEYIEEYKKTRQPINGVQKIMKTREFEEMDVPAFTDRTRASLKIQEGCNNFCTFCIIPWARGLLRSRNPEDVLTQAQQLVDAGYKEIVLTGIHTAGYGEDMKDYNFAQLLRDLENKVDGLKRIRISSIEASQITDEVIEVLDKSKKIVRHLHIPLQAGSDTVLKRMRRKYTTDFYKQRIDKIKKALPGLAITSDVIVGFPGETEEEFMETYNFVKEIGYSELHVFPFSKRTGTPAARMKDQVDDETKHDRVHRLIELSNQLAKEYASKYEGEVLEVIPEEHSKEDPDSNIYVGYTDNYLKVKLEATEDMIGKLVRVKITKSGYPYNEGQFVRVMDDAPSEEASLLS, encoded by the coding sequence GTGCCAACTGTAGCTTTTCATACGCTGGGCTGTAAAGTAAATCATTATGAAACAGAAGGGATTTGGAATTTTTTCAAGGAACACGGCTATGAACGAGTGGATTTTGATCGAAAATCAGATGTATATGTCATTAATACGTGTACAGTGACGAATACAGGTGATAAAAAGAGTCGTCAAACGATTCGTCGTGCAGTTCGCAAAAATCCGGATGCTGTAGTATGTGTCACCGGCTGCTATGCACAAACATCTCCCGGTGAAATTATGGAGATTCCGGGTGTGGACGTTATTGTAGGTACACAGGATCGAAAAAAAATGATTGAATACATAGAGGAATATAAGAAAACCCGTCAGCCGATTAATGGCGTACAAAAAATTATGAAAACCAGAGAATTTGAAGAGATGGATGTACCCGCATTTACGGACCGGACTCGAGCATCTCTTAAAATTCAGGAGGGCTGCAATAATTTCTGTACGTTTTGTATAATTCCGTGGGCCCGTGGTTTGCTCCGTTCCCGTAATCCGGAAGATGTTTTAACACAGGCGCAGCAGCTGGTGGATGCAGGCTATAAAGAGATTGTGTTAACGGGTATTCATACGGCAGGATATGGCGAGGATATGAAGGATTATAACTTCGCCCAGCTCTTACGTGATCTGGAAAACAAAGTGGATGGATTGAAACGAATCCGGATTTCTTCCATTGAAGCAAGTCAGATTACCGATGAAGTGATTGAGGTCTTAGATAAGTCGAAGAAAATTGTCCGTCACCTGCATATTCCATTACAGGCAGGTTCAGATACAGTCTTAAAGAGAATGCGCAGAAAATATACAACCGATTTTTATAAGCAGAGAATTGACAAAATCAAAAAGGCTCTTCCGGGTCTTGCGATTACTTCTGACGTCATTGTAGGATTCCCGGGGGAAACAGAAGAAGAATTTATGGAAACCTATAACTTTGTTAAAGAAATCGGTTATTCAGAGCTGCATGTCTTCCCGTTTTCAAAGCGTACAGGGACACCTGCAGCACGTATGAAAGATCAGGTAGATGATGAAACAAAGCATGATCGTGTTCATCGCTTAATTGAACTTTCCAATCAATTAGCTAAAGAATACGCATCTAAATATGAAGGGGAAGTACTGGAGGTTATTCCGGAAGAACACTCCAAAGAAGATCCCGACAGCAATATCTATGTTGGATATACAGATAATTATCTGAAAGTAAAACTGGAAGCTACAGAGGACATGATTGGAAAACTTGTCAGAGTGAAGATTACCAAATCAGGCTATCCATATAATGAAGGACAGTTTGTCAGGGTAATGGATGATGCACCGTCAGAAGAAGCTTCATTATTGTCCTGA
- the prmA gene encoding 50S ribosomal protein L11 methyltransferase — translation MKWSEICIHTTNEAIEPISNILHEIGASGVVIEDAYDLVKDHDSMYGEVFELDPEDYPEEGVYVKAYLPVNSFLGETVDQIKQAINNLIQFDIDIGANKVTISEIHEEEWATAWKKYYKPVKISEKVTIIPTWEDYEPVESDEIIIELDPGMAFGTGTHPTTVLSLQALEQYVQKNDTVLDVGSGSGVLSISSVLLGAQQVYAYDLDDIAVKSTTINAKLNKVHEQIEAKQNDLLKGVDVEADVIVSNILAEIIVQFTEEAFNLLKPGGVFITSGIIQGKKEEVRNNLESIGFEIMETNQMEDWISFAATKPSE, via the coding sequence CCATACGACAAATGAGGCCATTGAGCCCATCTCTAATATTTTACATGAGATTGGGGCCAGTGGTGTGGTCATTGAAGATGCGTATGATTTAGTGAAGGATCATGACTCGATGTATGGAGAAGTGTTTGAGCTTGACCCGGAAGATTATCCGGAAGAGGGCGTTTATGTAAAAGCCTATTTGCCTGTCAACAGTTTCCTGGGAGAGACCGTGGACCAAATTAAACAGGCCATAAATAATCTGATTCAGTTTGACATTGACATCGGTGCAAATAAGGTAACCATCAGTGAAATTCATGAAGAGGAATGGGCAACCGCCTGGAAAAAATACTACAAGCCAGTAAAAATTTCAGAAAAAGTAACGATCATTCCTACCTGGGAGGACTATGAGCCGGTAGAAAGTGATGAAATTATTATTGAACTTGACCCGGGAATGGCTTTTGGTACCGGAACTCATCCAACGACGGTTCTCAGTCTGCAGGCGCTTGAACAATACGTTCAAAAGAATGACACGGTTCTGGACGTGGGTTCCGGCTCTGGCGTTCTAAGTATTTCATCGGTACTCTTAGGTGCTCAACAGGTGTACGCCTATGACTTAGATGATATAGCAGTAAAAAGCACAACGATTAATGCTAAGCTGAATAAAGTGCATGAACAAATCGAAGCAAAGCAGAACGATTTGCTAAAAGGTGTAGATGTCGAGGCCGATGTTATTGTTTCCAATATTTTAGCTGAAATCATTGTTCAATTTACCGAGGAAGCCTTTAATCTTCTGAAACCAGGTGGTGTATTTATCACATCAGGAATTATACAAGGCAAAAAAGAAGAGGTTAGAAACAATTTGGAGTCGATTGGTTTTGAAATTATGGAAACCAATCAAATGGAGGATTGGATTTCATTTGCAGCAACAAAACCTTCTGAATGA
- a CDS encoding 16S rRNA (uracil(1498)-N(3))-methyltransferase, translating to MQRYFVPESGWTDSTVVLRDDDAHHISNVMRMKAEDQIICNHQEGRAALCEIVDVTPEEVSAKILYWLNEHKEMPVKVTIAQALPKGDKLDLIVQKGTELGAHAFIPFKGERSIVKWDQKKADKKIRRLEKIAKEASEQSHRTSIPSIHHMKSFNELLLAADQFDHLIVASEGEAKKESPTLLGNIIRTIQPDEDVLIVVGPEGGFSQHELEQLMKENFYFTRFGPRILRTETAPLYFLSVMSYQFEELR from the coding sequence GTGCAGCGATATTTTGTTCCAGAGTCTGGATGGACAGACAGCACAGTCGTTCTAAGAGATGATGATGCACACCATATATCCAATGTCATGCGCATGAAAGCAGAAGACCAGATCATATGTAATCATCAAGAGGGAAGAGCAGCTTTATGTGAAATTGTGGATGTTACACCAGAAGAGGTATCTGCAAAAATTCTGTACTGGCTGAATGAGCATAAAGAGATGCCTGTTAAAGTTACGATTGCCCAGGCTTTGCCTAAAGGAGATAAACTTGATTTAATTGTTCAAAAAGGAACAGAGTTGGGGGCACATGCTTTTATCCCTTTTAAAGGTGAGCGTTCCATTGTAAAATGGGATCAGAAGAAAGCTGACAAAAAAATCAGACGCCTGGAAAAAATAGCAAAGGAAGCGAGTGAGCAATCACACCGGACTTCTATTCCATCGATTCACCATATGAAAAGTTTTAACGAACTTTTACTGGCTGCAGATCAATTTGACCACTTGATTGTTGCCAGTGAAGGAGAAGCAAAAAAGGAATCACCGACTCTTTTGGGGAATATTATCCGTACCATTCAACCTGATGAGGATGTTCTCATCGTGGTAGGTCCTGAAGGAGGATTCTCACAGCATGAATTGGAACAGCTTATGAAAGAGAATTTTTATTTTACACGCTTTGGACCGAGAATTTTACGAACGGAAACAGCTCCATTGTATTTTCTTTCTGTAATGTCGTACCAATTTGAAGAATTGAGGTGA
- a CDS encoding response regulator transcription factor, which yields MIHILYIEDEIEIGRWVTRNLKEKGYEVKWLKSGEEIDFYMINADLVILDVMLPGLDGFSIGKRIKNTNRDLPVLMLSARTAIEDKVEGLSFADDYITKPFHPDELAARIEVLLRRFNKSDEHINLHHLTIHIKDLQIINRSSNEEILLTGKQYQLFQYFLRHLNQILTKEQLYEAVWGEEFLEGDKTLMVHIRYLREKLEKDPAKPQIIETIRGIGYRVKQ from the coding sequence ATGATTCATATCTTGTACATAGAAGATGAAATTGAGATAGGGAGATGGGTCACTCGGAATTTAAAGGAAAAAGGGTATGAAGTGAAGTGGCTCAAATCAGGGGAAGAAATTGATTTCTATATGATCAATGCCGATTTAGTCATTCTGGATGTAATGCTCCCTGGATTAGATGGTTTCTCCATTGGTAAGCGGATAAAAAATACGAACAGGGATTTGCCCGTCTTAATGCTTTCCGCACGTACAGCCATTGAGGATAAAGTGGAAGGACTCAGCTTTGCAGATGATTATATAACCAAACCCTTTCATCCGGATGAGCTGGCGGCACGAATTGAAGTGCTGTTAAGACGCTTTAACAAAAGTGATGAGCACATCAATCTTCACCACTTAACGATTCATATAAAGGATTTGCAAATAATAAATCGGAGCTCGAATGAGGAAATTTTATTAACGGGAAAGCAATATCAGCTCTTTCAGTACTTTCTCCGTCACTTAAATCAGATTTTAACAAAAGAGCAGTTGTATGAAGCGGTATGGGGCGAGGAGTTCTTAGAAGGGGATAAAACATTAATGGTACATATACGGTATTTACGAGAAAAGCTTGAGAAGGACCCGGCCAAGCCTCAAATTATTGAAACCATTCGTGGCATTGGGTACAGGGTAAAACAATGA